One window of the Periophthalmus magnuspinnatus isolate fPerMag1 chromosome 17, fPerMag1.2.pri, whole genome shotgun sequence genome contains the following:
- the czib gene encoding CXXC motif containing zinc binding protein isoform X2, translated as MVKFGLQFKATLENVTNVRPVGEDFRWFLKLKCGSCGEISDKWQYITLVVSTPLKGGRGSASMVQKCKLCSRENSIDILGDTITPYNAEDNERFKTMVQFECRGLEPVDFWPQAGFAAEGAESGTPFPEITLLEKDWTDYDEKVNESVGIYEVTHKFIKC; from the exons ATGGT gaaatttGGGCTACAGTTTAAAGCCACGCTGGAAAACGTGACGAACGTGAGGCCGGTTGGGGAAGATTTTCGATGGTTTTTGAAG CTCAAGTGTGGAAGCTGTGGAGAAATCTCAGATAAATGGCAATATATCACGCTGGTGGTAAG CACTCCACTAAAAGGTGGACGAGGAAGTGCCAGCATGGTGCAAAAATGCAAACTTTGCTCCAGGGAAAATTCTATTG ATATCCTTGGGGACACAATTACACCATATAAT GCTGAGGACAATGAACGCTTCAAGACAATGGTGCAGTTTGAATGTCGAGGTTTGGAACCCGTTGACTTTTGGCCTCAA GCTGGCTTTGCagcagaaggagctgagtctggTACACCTTTTCCTGAAATTACCCTCTTAGAAAAA GACTGGACCGATTATGATGAGAAAGTCAACGAATCAGTTGGAATATATGAAGTAACCCACAAGTTTATAAAGTGCTAA
- the czib gene encoding CXXC motif containing zinc binding protein isoform X1 codes for MVKFGLQFKATLENVTNVRPVGEDFRWFLKLKCGSCGEISDKWQYITLVESTPLKGGRGSASMVQKCKLCSRENSIDILGDTITPYNAEDNERFKTMVQFECRGLEPVDFWPQAGFAAEGAESGTPFPEITLLEKDWTDYDEKVNESVGIYEVTHKFIKC; via the exons ATGGT gaaatttGGGCTACAGTTTAAAGCCACGCTGGAAAACGTGACGAACGTGAGGCCGGTTGGGGAAGATTTTCGATGGTTTTTGAAG CTCAAGTGTGGAAGCTGTGGAGAAATCTCAGATAAATGGCAATATATCACGCTGGTG GAGAGCACTCCACTAAAAGGTGGACGAGGAAGTGCCAGCATGGTGCAAAAATGCAAACTTTGCTCCAGGGAAAATTCTATTG ATATCCTTGGGGACACAATTACACCATATAAT GCTGAGGACAATGAACGCTTCAAGACAATGGTGCAGTTTGAATGTCGAGGTTTGGAACCCGTTGACTTTTGGCCTCAA GCTGGCTTTGCagcagaaggagctgagtctggTACACCTTTTCCTGAAATTACCCTCTTAGAAAAA GACTGGACCGATTATGATGAGAAAGTCAACGAATCAGTTGGAATATATGAAGTAACCCACAAGTTTATAAAGTGCTAA
- the scp2a gene encoding sterol carrier protein 2 → MAPANKNKNKVYVIGVGMTKFDKPGARDDYDYPDMAKEAGQKALADAKVPYSAIEQACVGYVYGDSTCGQRALYHSLGLTGIPIINVNNNCSTGSTALFMARQLVLGGLADCVLALGFEKMERGSLSAKYMDRTNPMDKHMEVMINRYGIAAAPAAPQMFGNAGREHMEKYGTKPEHFAKIAWKNHKHSTNNPYSQFQAEYSLDQVKGSRKVFEYLTLLQCCPTSDGAAAAVLASEAFVRKHHLEKQAVEILAQEMVTDLASTFDENSCIKMVGYDMSHTAAKKCFNSAGLTPNDIDVVELHDCFSANELITYEALGLCPEGKAGEFIDRGDNTYGGKVVVNPSGGLISKGHPLGATGLAQCAELCWQLRGEAGKRQVKGAKVALQHNIGLGGAVVVTLYRLGFSDHARTQISAVPTSASNNLESFKSFSVFKEIEKRLQEEGAQLVKKIDGVFAFKVKDGPGGTDATWIVDVKNGNGSISNDPAIKADCTLAASDGDLLELMTGKLNPQMAFFKGKLKITGNMGLAMKLQNLQIAPGKAKL, encoded by the exons ATGGCaccagcaaataaaaataagaataaagtcTATGTCATCGGAGTTGGGATGACAAAg TTTGACAAACCTGGAGCAAGAGATGATTATGACTACCCTGACATGGCCAAAGAAGCTG GTCAAAAGGCATTGGCTGATGCAAAGGTCCCATATTCTGCTATTGAGCAAGCGTGTGTTGGATATGTCTATG GAGACTCCACGTGTGGGCAGAGGGCTCTTTACCACAGTCTTGGTTTAACCGGGATTCCCATCATCAATGTGAACAATAACTGCTCCACTGGCTCCACTGCTCTGTTCATGGCCCGGCAACTTGTTCTGGGAG GACTAGCTGACTGTGTACTTGCCCTTGGATTTGAAAAAATGGAGAGAGGTTCTCTTTCTGCAAAG tatATGGACAGGACAAATCCAATGGACAAACACATGGAGGTAATGATTAATCGTTATGGCATAGCAGCAGCTCCGGCAGCTCCTCAGATGTTTGGCAATGCTGGCAGAGAACACATGGAGAAATATG GGACAAAACCTGAACATTTTGCCAAAATAGCCTGGAAGAACCACAAGCATTCTACCAACAACCC GTATTCCCAGTTCCAAGCTGAGTACAGTCTGGATCAAGTCAAAGGCTCCAGAAAAGTCTTTGAATACCTCACTCTACTGCAGTGTTG TCCCACTTCAGATGGTGCGGCGGCTGCAGTTTTAGCGAGTGAGGCCTTTGTTCGTAAGCACCATCTGGAAAAACAAGCCGTTGAGATCCTGGCCCAGGAGATGGTGACAGATCTGGCCTCCACATTTGATGAAAACAGCTGTATTAAAATG GTGGGATACGACATGTCACATACAGCTGctaaaaagtgttttaattcTGCTGGACTGACTCCTAATGATATAGATGTGGTTGAACTACATGACTGCTTCTCAGCCAATGAGCTCATTACTTATGAAGCTTTGGGCCTGTGTCCAGAGG GCAAAGCAGGAGAGTTTATTGACAGAGGTGACAACACATATGGAGGCAAAGTTGTGGTCAATCCAAGTGGTGGTCTCATTTCGAAAGGCCATCCTTTAGGGGCCACAG GCCTGGCCCAGTGTGCTGAGCTCTGCTGGCAACTCAGGGGAGAGGCGGGCAAGAGGCAGGTCAAAGGGGCAAAAGTGGCCTTGCAACACAACATCGGATTAGGAGGAGCAGTGGTGGTAACTCTCTACAGACTGGGATTTTCAGATCATGCCAG AACACAGATTTCTGCTGTTCCTACAAGTGCAAGCAACAATCTGGAAAGTTTTAAATCTTTCTCTGTCTTCAAAGAAATTGAGAAACGCCTCCAAGAG GAGGGAGCACAGCTGGTGAAAAAGATTGATGGAGTGTTTGCCTTCAAAGTAAAGGATGGGCCAGGAGGCACAGATGCCACTTGGATTGTGGATGTGAAAAATGGAAACGGGTCAATAAGCAATGATCCAG CCATCAAAGCAGACTGCACCTTAGCTGCAAGTGATGGAGACCTTTTGGAGTTGATGACGGGAAAGTTGAACCCACAGATG GCATTTTTCAAAGGGAAACTGAAGATCACTGGAAACATGGGCTTGGCCATGAAACTGCAGAACCTACAGATAGctccaggaaaagcaaaactgtga